In one window of Frigoriglobus tundricola DNA:
- the dprA gene encoding DNA-processing protein DprA encodes MSTFPDFADHLALALVPGLGPKLTAALLERFGSPAAARRATAAELLQIPHIGEKLAPSLAAALRAVDIGPELDLLTRHDVRPVPLGFPGYPPPLAAVVAPPPLLYFRGEWADADRNAIGIVGSRGCTAYGRRMAEQLARDLVRAGYTIVSGLARGIDGAAHRAALDAGGRTIAVLAGGLSSIYPPEHADLADSVAKQGALVTETPMTVAPQPGMFPARNRIISGLSRAIIVVEANAKSGALITATHAGEQGREVFAVPGAVDSAASAGCLELIRKGARLVRNADDVIEDLKGIATAEYGRAAVPARGHRDEATRSESDAPAPVPPPAPVPQLDPAQQRVYDALAAKRHADELARELGIPAGDLARALMQLELKKAVRRLPGNYYERR; translated from the coding sequence ATGTCCACATTTCCCGATTTCGCCGATCACCTGGCGCTGGCGCTCGTGCCGGGGCTGGGGCCGAAACTGACCGCCGCGCTCCTGGAGCGGTTCGGCTCGCCCGCCGCCGCCAGGCGGGCCACCGCGGCCGAATTGCTCCAGATCCCGCACATCGGGGAGAAGCTCGCGCCGTCGCTCGCCGCGGCGCTGCGGGCGGTGGACATCGGCCCCGAACTCGACCTCCTCACACGCCACGACGTGCGGCCGGTGCCGCTCGGCTTTCCGGGCTATCCGCCGCCCCTCGCCGCCGTCGTGGCCCCGCCCCCGCTGCTGTACTTCCGCGGCGAGTGGGCGGACGCGGACCGGAACGCGATCGGCATCGTCGGGTCGCGCGGCTGCACCGCGTACGGGCGGAGGATGGCCGAACAACTGGCCCGCGACCTCGTCCGCGCCGGGTACACGATCGTCTCCGGTCTCGCACGCGGCATCGACGGCGCCGCACACCGGGCGGCCCTGGACGCCGGCGGGCGCACGATCGCGGTCCTGGCCGGCGGGCTGTCGTCGATCTACCCGCCGGAACACGCCGATCTCGCCGATAGCGTGGCGAAGCAGGGCGCGCTCGTGACGGAAACGCCGATGACGGTGGCCCCGCAACCGGGCATGTTCCCGGCCCGTAACCGCATCATCAGCGGGCTCAGCCGCGCCATCATCGTGGTCGAAGCGAACGCCAAAAGCGGCGCGCTCATCACCGCGACGCACGCCGGCGAGCAGGGGCGGGAGGTGTTTGCGGTCCCCGGCGCGGTGGACAGCGCCGCCAGTGCCGGGTGCCTGGAACTGATCCGTAAGGGCGCCCGCCTCGTCCGCAACGCCGATGATGTGATCGAGGACCTGAAGGGGATTGCCACTGCGGAATACGGCCGGGCGGCGGTCCCCGCGCGGGGGCACCGAGACGAGGCAACCCGTTCCGAGTCCGATGCTCCGGCCCCCGTACCGCCACCCGCGCCGGTTCCGCAACTCGACCCGGCCCAGCAGCGCGTGTACGACGCGCTCGCGGCCAAGCGGCACGCGGACGAGCTGGCCCGCGAGTTGGGCATCCCCGCCGGCGACCTCGCCCGCGCGCTCATGCAGCTCGAACTGAAGAAAGCCGTCCGCCGGCTGCCCGGCAACTACTACGAACGGCGGTAG
- a CDS encoding DUF6798 domain-containing protein yields MSNPDSRPARRRHLLEALVLAAAFAVAHTQSPLYYSNQNQYWLHGAAIAGYGHLAGDWLATTRDPTPLFSALVAGAYATAGPWLLQPAYFALLVGYFLTARWLVAAVPGFPDTRPARIVFAALFTAAHAAILRWASVQLSGTDYPWYFQSGLAAQYLLGPGIQPSAFGVLLLVAVAAFAHGKPVTAAGLAALAVGCHGTYALPSALLTLGFMVALARAGRWRTVASIGAVALLVVSPAVIYNLYQFTAPPSTADEAAHILAAVRIPHHCAPARWFDATAGVQLAWCAIGLCLLRHTMVFVPLVVATAIGIVLTVVQIETGSDTLALMFPWRISVLLVPVATAVVVAKALACGPPGRRAERRAIVGLVALVAGGVAVTACGLGYRTADEHELYDYVRATAGPQDVYLLPVQFPGVGSGRGAVSNTFTRPPRAQPGANQIPVDLQPFRLATGARAYVDFKSVPYAPAEVLEWHRRMTIASEMTRRSDWTAPGRREELRTEGITHVVSPRAKPLAAEYLQEVHRDAAYVVYRVK; encoded by the coding sequence ATGTCGAACCCCGATTCGCGGCCCGCCCGGCGCCGCCATTTGCTCGAAGCGCTCGTCCTCGCAGCCGCCTTCGCAGTGGCCCACACACAGTCCCCGCTGTACTACTCGAATCAGAATCAGTACTGGCTTCATGGCGCGGCCATCGCGGGCTACGGGCACCTCGCGGGCGACTGGCTCGCGACCACCCGCGATCCCACCCCGCTGTTCTCCGCTCTGGTCGCGGGCGCGTATGCGACCGCGGGGCCGTGGCTGCTTCAGCCGGCGTACTTCGCGCTCCTCGTGGGATATTTCCTCACGGCGCGGTGGTTGGTTGCCGCCGTGCCCGGTTTCCCCGACACGCGGCCGGCGCGAATCGTCTTCGCTGCTCTCTTCACCGCGGCTCACGCCGCCATTCTTCGCTGGGCCTCGGTGCAACTGAGCGGCACCGACTATCCGTGGTACTTTCAGTCGGGGCTCGCCGCCCAATACCTGCTCGGACCCGGAATTCAGCCGTCTGCGTTCGGTGTGCTGCTGCTGGTTGCGGTGGCCGCCTTTGCACACGGGAAACCGGTGACCGCCGCCGGGCTCGCGGCACTCGCCGTCGGCTGTCACGGCACCTACGCTCTCCCCTCCGCGCTCCTGACGCTCGGGTTCATGGTCGCACTCGCCCGCGCCGGCCGATGGCGAACGGTCGCATCCATCGGCGCGGTCGCGCTACTGGTGGTCAGCCCTGCGGTGATTTACAACCTGTACCAGTTCACCGCGCCGCCCTCAACGGCGGACGAGGCCGCGCACATCCTCGCGGCCGTCCGCATCCCGCACCACTGCGCCCCGGCGCGCTGGTTCGATGCCACGGCCGGAGTGCAACTCGCATGGTGTGCGATCGGCTTGTGCCTGCTCCGACACACGATGGTGTTCGTCCCGTTGGTGGTCGCCACAGCGATCGGTATTGTCCTGACGGTCGTGCAGATCGAAACGGGAAGTGACACGCTGGCTCTGATGTTCCCCTGGCGCATCTCGGTGCTGCTCGTACCGGTCGCGACCGCGGTTGTCGTCGCGAAGGCTCTCGCGTGCGGGCCGCCGGGCCGCCGGGCCGAACGACGGGCTATTGTGGGGCTGGTGGCCCTCGTCGCGGGCGGTGTGGCAGTAACCGCGTGCGGACTCGGTTACCGCACCGCGGACGAACACGAACTGTACGATTACGTCCGCGCGACCGCGGGACCGCAGGACGTGTACCTCCTCCCGGTGCAGTTCCCGGGTGTCGGGTCGGGGCGTGGGGCGGTGTCGAACACGTTCACCCGCCCGCCGCGTGCGCAACCGGGGGCGAACCAGATTCCGGTCGATTTACAGCCGTTCCGGCTCGCGACCGGCGCGCGAGCGTACGTCGATTTCAAGTCCGTACCCTACGCGCCGGCCGAGGTGCTGGAGTGGCACCGGCGGATGACCATCGCTTCGGAAATGACGCGTCGCAGCGACTGGACCGCGCCCGGACGACGCGAGGAACTCCGGACCGAGGGCATCACGCACGTGGTCTCGCCGCGTGCGAAGCCGCTCGCAGCGGAGTACCTTCAAGAAGTGCACCGGGACGCGGCGTACGTCGTGTACCGGGTGAAGTGA
- a CDS encoding Uma2 family endonuclease, which yields MVPTTTKSPPAVYYPDSDGQPMADNTLQFEWIVTLQGNLDLMFRDRSDVFVAGDHLIYPVEGDADIRQAPDVYVAFGRPKGHRGSYKVFAEENVFPHVVFEVWSPSNTAERMEEKRRFYERYGAEEYYIVYPDFPAYAQGWFREAGALVRVTNMNGYVSPRLRIRFAVLRGSVAVFRPDGSPFLSFVDLGALQQKTEESLTHERQRAARLAARLRELGVDPDAV from the coding sequence ATGGTTCCCACAACGACCAAATCTCCGCCGGCGGTCTATTACCCCGACTCCGACGGTCAGCCGATGGCCGATAACACGCTCCAGTTCGAGTGGATCGTCACGTTGCAGGGCAACCTCGACCTGATGTTCCGCGACCGGTCCGACGTGTTCGTCGCCGGCGACCACCTGATCTACCCGGTCGAGGGCGATGCGGACATCCGGCAAGCGCCGGACGTGTACGTCGCGTTCGGCCGCCCGAAGGGGCACCGCGGCAGCTACAAGGTGTTCGCGGAAGAGAACGTGTTCCCGCACGTGGTGTTCGAGGTGTGGTCGCCGAGCAACACGGCCGAGCGGATGGAGGAGAAGCGCCGCTTCTACGAGCGGTACGGTGCGGAGGAGTACTACATTGTGTACCCGGACTTCCCCGCGTACGCGCAGGGCTGGTTCCGCGAGGCCGGGGCGCTGGTCCGCGTTACTAACATGAACGGGTACGTCAGCCCGCGGCTCCGAATCCGGTTCGCGGTGCTTCGCGGAAGCGTGGCCGTGTTCCGGCCCGATGGTTCGCCGTTTCTCAGCTTTGTGGACCTGGGCGCGCTCCAGCAGAAAACCGAAGAATCGCTCACCCACGAGCGCCAGCGGGCCGCGCGCCTAGCGGCCCGGCTCCGCGAACTCGGCGTCGATCCCGACGCGGTGTGA
- a CDS encoding RICIN domain-containing protein, whose protein sequence is MYRRTRAVSAAAILALMGGASAAEPDAIRAKLDKARAAYESELSAAEKGAGEALDKAEAAVRKRGDKAALDKLKAERELFELTGVPPKCVPAPVAQKAAAARKTLEAALAVAVKDFTRARLDAEAEAAEREAAYLKDAPPSLRPRYFLVVNKVSNLALAPEKQRGEPGTGLLQAKQSGADSQLWMLVPTAGGDAVLLRNRATGLLAGTGGSGDEGRRLTLEKDTGDGSRWTLERDGSYFLFQNVSSKMRIGVSSASTEVGAHVVQWKKDEGLEDHRWNLVAAKPK, encoded by the coding sequence ATGTACCGCCGAACCCGGGCCGTGAGTGCCGCCGCGATTCTCGCACTGATGGGCGGCGCATCGGCCGCAGAGCCGGACGCAATCCGGGCGAAACTGGACAAGGCCCGAGCGGCCTACGAGAGCGAGCTGAGCGCCGCCGAAAAGGGCGCCGGCGAGGCGCTCGATAAGGCCGAGGCCGCGGTCCGCAAGCGCGGGGACAAGGCCGCGCTGGACAAGCTCAAGGCCGAGCGCGAGCTGTTCGAACTGACCGGCGTGCCGCCGAAGTGCGTTCCGGCCCCCGTCGCGCAGAAAGCGGCCGCGGCCCGTAAGACGCTGGAGGCGGCGCTCGCCGTTGCGGTGAAGGACTTCACCCGTGCGCGTCTGGACGCCGAGGCGGAGGCCGCCGAACGGGAGGCGGCCTATCTGAAAGACGCGCCGCCGTCGCTGCGCCCGCGGTACTTCCTTGTCGTGAACAAGGTCAGCAACCTGGCGCTCGCCCCGGAAAAGCAGAGGGGCGAGCCGGGCACCGGTCTGCTCCAGGCGAAGCAGAGCGGTGCGGACAGTCAACTCTGGATGCTCGTTCCGACCGCGGGCGGCGACGCCGTGCTGCTCCGCAACCGGGCCACCGGCCTCCTCGCGGGCACGGGCGGCTCGGGTGACGAGGGCCGCCGCCTGACGCTGGAAAAGGACACCGGGGACGGCAGCCGGTGGACTCTGGAGCGGGACGGCTCCTACTTTCTGTTTCAAAACGTCAGCAGCAAGATGCGTATCGGGGTGTCCAGCGCGTCTACGGAGGTCGGGGCGCACGTCGTCCAGTGGAAGAAGGACGAGGGGCTCGAAGACCATCGTTGGAACCTCGTCGCCGCGAAGCCGAAATAA
- a CDS encoding ATP-dependent Clp protease ATP-binding subunit, protein MYERFTDRARKVMQLANQEAQRFNHEYIGTEHILLGLVKEGSGVAANVLKNLDIDLRKIRLEVEKIVQHGPGGEQVVMGRLPHTPRAKKVIEYSIEEARNLNHNYVGTEHLLLGLLREQEGVAAQVLMNLGLKLEDVREEVLNLLGHNMPNESEGGGREGGGREGGSSERAGRSKSKTPALDSFGRDLTELARQGKLDPVIGRQAEIERVIQILSRRQKNNPVLLGEAGVGKTAIVEGLAQLVIDQNVPELLRDKRIVVLDLAMMVAGTKYRGQFEERIKAVMNEVRRAKNTMLFIDELHTLVGAGGAEGAIDASNVLKPALARGEIQCIGATTLDEYRKYIEKDAALARRFQAIIVNPPSMAETVEILKGLRDRYEAHHRVQITDAALKSAVELSERYITGHCLPDKAIDVIDEAGARVRLKGMTRPPDLKELDEKIEKLNQEKEAAVMDQDFERAAALRDQSEKLRKEKETTHKQWREKAKEADGVVDEEVVAEVVSKMTGVPLRKVGEDETKRLLNMEAELHNTVISQNEAIHAIAKAVRKSRSGMKDPKRPIGSFIFAGPTGVGKTLLAKQLAKFMFGDENSIVQLDMSEYMEKHNVSRLVGAPPGYIGYEEGGQLTEKIRRKPYSVVLLDEIEKAHPDVWNMLLQIMEEGRLTDNVGRTVDFKNTMLIMTTNIGAETIIDQGDMTSTFRSGLKQNTEASYQDMQKRLRGRMEKEFKPEFLNRLDEIIVFRKLTQPDLKQIVNMELSKVAKRLAEKGIKLNVLEDAKDYLIEKGSSTEYGARPLRRAIEQHLEDMLAEELLKGTFHGADNLTVKIVEENGEKKLGFEANVPAPAIVGQQQ, encoded by the coding sequence ATGTATGAGCGATTCACGGATCGGGCCAGGAAGGTGATGCAGTTGGCCAACCAGGAGGCCCAGCGCTTCAACCACGAGTACATCGGTACCGAGCACATCCTGCTCGGGCTCGTGAAGGAGGGCTCGGGCGTCGCCGCCAACGTGCTGAAGAACCTGGACATCGACCTGCGTAAGATCCGGTTGGAGGTCGAGAAGATCGTCCAGCACGGACCCGGCGGCGAGCAGGTGGTCATGGGCCGCCTGCCGCACACGCCGCGGGCCAAGAAGGTGATCGAGTACTCCATTGAGGAGGCTCGGAACCTGAACCACAATTATGTCGGAACCGAGCACCTGCTCCTGGGCCTCTTACGGGAGCAGGAGGGCGTGGCCGCCCAGGTGCTGATGAACCTCGGTCTCAAACTCGAAGACGTCCGCGAGGAAGTCCTGAATCTTCTGGGGCACAACATGCCGAACGAATCTGAAGGCGGCGGGCGCGAGGGCGGCGGGCGCGAGGGCGGGTCGTCCGAGCGCGCCGGGCGCAGCAAGTCCAAGACCCCGGCCCTGGACAGCTTCGGTCGCGACCTGACCGAGCTGGCCCGCCAGGGCAAGCTCGACCCGGTCATCGGCCGCCAGGCCGAGATCGAGCGCGTCATCCAGATCCTCAGCCGCCGGCAGAAGAACAACCCGGTGCTGCTCGGCGAGGCGGGCGTCGGCAAGACGGCCATCGTCGAGGGGCTGGCGCAACTGGTCATCGACCAGAACGTGCCCGAGCTGCTCCGCGACAAGCGGATCGTGGTCCTCGACCTCGCCATGATGGTCGCGGGCACGAAGTACCGCGGCCAGTTCGAGGAGCGCATCAAGGCGGTGATGAACGAGGTGCGCCGCGCCAAGAACACCATGCTGTTCATCGACGAGCTGCACACGCTCGTCGGGGCCGGCGGCGCCGAGGGCGCGATCGACGCCAGCAACGTGCTGAAGCCCGCCCTGGCCCGCGGCGAGATCCAGTGCATCGGGGCGACCACGCTCGACGAGTACCGCAAGTACATCGAGAAGGACGCGGCCCTGGCCCGCCGGTTCCAGGCGATCATCGTCAACCCGCCGTCGATGGCGGAGACGGTCGAGATCCTCAAGGGGCTCCGCGACCGGTACGAGGCGCACCACCGCGTGCAGATCACCGACGCCGCCCTCAAGAGCGCCGTCGAGCTGAGCGAGCGGTACATCACCGGCCACTGCCTGCCGGACAAGGCCATCGACGTGATCGACGAGGCCGGCGCCCGCGTCCGCCTGAAGGGCATGACCCGGCCGCCGGACCTGAAGGAGCTCGACGAGAAGATCGAGAAGCTGAACCAGGAGAAGGAAGCGGCGGTGATGGACCAGGACTTCGAGCGGGCCGCCGCCCTCCGCGACCAGTCCGAGAAGCTGCGCAAGGAGAAGGAGACCACGCACAAGCAGTGGCGCGAGAAGGCCAAGGAGGCCGACGGCGTGGTGGACGAGGAGGTGGTCGCCGAGGTCGTCAGCAAGATGACCGGCGTGCCGCTCCGCAAGGTCGGCGAGGACGAGACCAAGCGGCTCCTGAACATGGAGGCCGAGCTGCACAACACCGTCATCAGCCAGAACGAGGCGATCCACGCCATCGCCAAGGCGGTGCGGAAGAGCCGCTCCGGCATGAAGGACCCGAAGCGGCCGATCGGCAGCTTCATCTTCGCCGGGCCGACGGGCGTCGGGAAGACGCTGCTCGCCAAGCAGCTCGCGAAGTTCATGTTCGGGGACGAGAACAGCATCGTGCAGCTCGACATGTCGGAGTACATGGAGAAGCACAACGTGTCGCGGCTGGTCGGCGCGCCCCCGGGCTACATCGGGTACGAGGAGGGCGGCCAGCTCACCGAGAAGATCCGCCGCAAGCCGTACTCGGTGGTGCTGCTCGACGAGATCGAGAAGGCGCACCCGGACGTGTGGAACATGCTCCTCCAGATTATGGAGGAGGGCCGCCTGACGGACAACGTCGGCCGCACAGTGGACTTCAAGAACACCATGCTCATCATGACCACGAACATCGGGGCCGAGACGATCATCGACCAGGGGGACATGACGAGCACGTTCCGCTCCGGGCTGAAGCAGAACACGGAGGCCAGCTACCAGGACATGCAGAAGCGGCTCCGCGGGCGGATGGAGAAGGAGTTCAAGCCGGAGTTCCTGAACCGGCTGGACGAGATCATCGTGTTCCGCAAGCTGACCCAGCCCGACCTGAAGCAGATCGTGAACATGGAACTGTCGAAGGTCGCCAAGCGGCTGGCCGAGAAGGGCATCAAGCTGAACGTGCTGGAGGACGCGAAGGACTACCTGATCGAGAAGGGGTCCAGCACGGAGTACGGGGCGCGGCCGCTGCGCCGGGCCATCGAGCAGCACCTGGAGGACATGCTGGCCGAGGAGCTGCTCAAGGGCACCTTCCACGGCGCGGACAACCTCACGGTGAAGATCGTGGAGGAGAACGGCGAGAAGAAGCTCGGCTTCGAGGCCAACGTGCCGGCCCCGGCCATTGTCGGCCAGCAGCAGTAA
- a CDS encoding IS1595 family transposase: MRGKKGVRHPNPDDPPRRRANKRRGHGNFANDRPPVVGVVSRDTGAIVLEVVERTDQETLIAFVTEHTDDGATVYTDEWSGYARLSAEGRGHATVNHTPGQREWARDDDGDGIREVHDNTLEGLWAALRTFLRPFRGISKHYLHQYVAVFQWAYNKVGVAGMVRTLLGLPLSTPTAS, encoded by the coding sequence ATGCGGGGGAAAAAAGGGGTCCGGCACCCGAACCCGGACGACCCGCCCCGACGCCGGGCCAACAAGCGGCGCGGGCACGGGAACTTCGCCAACGACCGCCCGCCGGTGGTCGGGGTGGTGAGCCGGGACACCGGGGCCATCGTCCTGGAGGTCGTCGAACGAACGGACCAGGAGACCCTGATCGCGTTCGTGACCGAACATACCGATGATGGCGCGACCGTATACACGGATGAGTGGTCGGGGTACGCGCGGCTGTCCGCGGAGGGCCGCGGGCATGCCACGGTGAACCACACCCCGGGCCAACGGGAGTGGGCTCGGGATGACGACGGGGACGGGATCCGCGAGGTCCACGATAACACGCTCGAGGGCCTGTGGGCGGCCCTCCGCACGTTCCTGCGACCGTTCCGCGGGATCAGCAAGCACTACCTCCACCAGTACGTTGCCGTCTTCCAATGGGCATACAACAAGGTCGGCGTTGCGGGCATGGTCCGCACACTACTGGGCCTGCCCCTGTCCACCCCGACGGCCTCATGA
- a CDS encoding IS1595 family transposase, which yields MDFPIVDLMDPGACYRYLVDLLHPDGLSCPRCHRSDGMGVQARHRAPVLDYRCTHCGRVFNAYTGTPLHGTRRPPAQWVLIFRGFAQGTPTAQLARELGCDRMHLLDLRHRFQERAAGAATQVGAIPGSETEADEMFQNAGEKRGPAPEPGRPAPTPGQQARGHGNFANDRPPVVGVVSRDTGAIVLEVVERTDQETLIAFVTEHTDDGATVYTDEWSGYARLSAEGRGHATVNHTPGQREWARDDDGDGIREVHDNTLEGLWAALRTFLRPFRGISKHYLHQYVAVFQWAYNKVGVAGMVRTLLGLPLSTPTAS from the coding sequence ATGGACTTCCCGATCGTGGACCTGATGGACCCAGGCGCGTGCTACCGGTATCTGGTCGATTTGCTGCACCCCGACGGTCTGTCGTGCCCGCGGTGCCACCGGTCCGATGGGATGGGGGTTCAGGCCCGGCATCGGGCACCGGTCCTGGACTACCGATGCACCCATTGCGGTCGGGTGTTCAATGCGTACACCGGAACCCCGCTCCACGGCACCCGTCGGCCCCCGGCCCAGTGGGTTCTGATCTTCCGCGGGTTCGCGCAAGGAACCCCGACCGCTCAACTGGCGCGAGAACTGGGGTGCGATCGGATGCACCTGCTGGATCTGCGGCACCGGTTCCAGGAACGCGCCGCGGGAGCCGCCACGCAGGTCGGCGCGATCCCCGGCTCGGAGACCGAAGCGGACGAGATGTTCCAGAATGCGGGGGAAAAAAGGGGTCCGGCACCCGAACCCGGACGACCCGCCCCGACGCCGGGCCAACAAGCGCGCGGGCACGGGAACTTCGCCAACGACCGCCCGCCGGTGGTCGGGGTGGTGAGCCGGGACACCGGGGCCATCGTCCTGGAGGTCGTCGAACGAACGGACCAGGAGACCCTGATCGCGTTCGTGACCGAACATACCGATGATGGCGCGACCGTATACACGGATGAGTGGTCGGGGTACGCGCGGCTGTCCGCGGAGGGCCGCGGGCATGCCACGGTGAACCACACCCCGGGCCAACGGGAGTGGGCTCGGGATGACGACGGGGACGGGATCCGCGAGGTCCACGATAACACGCTCGAGGGCCTGTGGGCGGCCCTCCGCACGTTCCTGCGACCGTTCCGCGGGATCAGCAAGCACTACCTCCACCAGTACGTTGCCGTCTTCCAATGGGCATACAACAAGGTCGGCGTTGCGGGCATGGTCCGCACACTACTGGGCCTGCCCCTGTCCACCCCGACGGCCTCATGA
- a CDS encoding lysophospholipid acyltransferase family protein: MSRSPRAHSDEATRAAFRFSDLSGYSYKKRLTIRAASGLLTGLIRLLGSTIRYEFEGREHLEAAAQNGRIPIYAFWHDSIALATYAFRGQSIVVMTSQSFDGEYIARSIQRFGYGATRGSSTRGGIGALIEMIRLMRNGYPAAFTIDGPKGPRHVVKPGAILLAKKTGHPIVPIAFVPSRSWSLTRSWDRTIAPKPFSRARVVIAPPITVDPNVDEAGVEAKVRELQASLDALDQRCQEWRTAHNNRSWWPAWGRRRLGAPPLSSRP, encoded by the coding sequence ATGAGCCGGTCCCCCCGCGCGCACTCGGACGAGGCGACCCGCGCGGCGTTCCGCTTCAGCGACCTGTCGGGCTATTCCTACAAGAAGCGGCTCACGATCCGCGCCGCGAGCGGGCTCCTGACCGGCCTCATCCGGCTGCTGGGCAGCACGATCCGGTACGAGTTCGAGGGCCGCGAGCACCTGGAAGCGGCGGCGCAGAACGGCCGGATCCCCATTTACGCGTTCTGGCACGACAGCATCGCCCTGGCGACCTACGCGTTCCGCGGCCAGAGCATTGTCGTAATGACGTCACAGAGCTTCGACGGCGAGTACATCGCCCGGAGCATCCAGCGGTTCGGGTACGGCGCGACCCGCGGCTCATCGACCCGCGGGGGCATCGGCGCGCTGATCGAGATGATCCGGTTGATGCGCAACGGCTACCCCGCGGCGTTCACGATCGACGGCCCAAAGGGGCCGCGGCACGTCGTGAAGCCGGGCGCGATCCTGCTCGCCAAGAAGACCGGGCACCCGATCGTCCCGATCGCGTTCGTTCCGTCGCGCTCCTGGAGCCTGACGCGGAGCTGGGACCGCACCATCGCGCCGAAGCCGTTCAGCCGGGCGCGGGTCGTCATCGCCCCGCCCATCACGGTCGATCCGAACGTTGACGAGGCCGGGGTGGAGGCCAAGGTGCGCGAGTTGCAGGCCAGCCTCGACGCGCTGGACCAGCGCTGCCAGGAGTGGCGAACGGCTCACAACAACCGGTCCTGGTGGCCCGCGTGGGGGCGCCGGCGTCTCGGCGCTCCACCGCTCAGCAGTCGACCGTGA